In Candidatus Promineifilum breve, one genomic interval encodes:
- a CDS encoding acylphosphatase → MLPHSSVRLEATVTGLVQGVYFREYTRRAAVGLRLVGWVANRPDGAVQVVAEGAESDLRQLVDFLHRGSPAADVEHVTTEWAAAAGEFNDFRVRYL, encoded by the coding sequence ATGCTCCCGCATTCATCGGTCCGTCTGGAAGCCACCGTCACCGGCCTGGTGCAAGGCGTTTATTTTCGTGAATACACCCGGCGGGCAGCGGTTGGCCTGCGGCTTGTGGGTTGGGTAGCCAATCGGCCCGATGGCGCGGTGCAGGTGGTGGCCGAGGGCGCGGAATCGGACTTGCGGCAATTGGTCGACTTCCTCCATCGCGGTTCACCGGCGGCGGATGTCGAACACGTGACGACGGAATGGGCCGCCGCCGCCGGCGAATTCAATGACTTTCGAGTCCGTTATTTATGA
- a CDS encoding quinone-dependent dihydroorotate dehydrogenase: MSRSYYERLFFPVVKRIDPEAAHDRTLTALALAQSNPAGRAALRAIAGHIPVQPVQIGPLHFPNPLGVAAGFDKDARVVAGLALLGFGHVEIGTLTPRPQAGNPRPRIFRLPADGAVINRMGFPNGGVAAAVPRLRALSEQARGYVVGVSLGKQKETPLEEAAGDYAAVMRAVYVYADYLAVNVSSPNTPGLRELQGGRYLEHLLRALVDENRQLAETHGLTPRPLWVKIAPDVTTSELDDMLATLTLVGIDGLIVANTTLGRDGLTEAAQTEAGGLSGQPLRARTPALVGHVRRQAGDALPIIGVGGVADADDARRLLDAGASVVQLYTAMIYGGPGLAGRLLRQLAGPAQA, from the coding sequence TTGAGTAGATCCTATTACGAACGGCTGTTTTTCCCCGTTGTCAAACGCATCGACCCGGAAGCGGCCCACGACCGGACGCTGACCGCGCTGGCCCTGGCCCAATCCAACCCGGCCGGCCGCGCGGCCCTGCGCGCGATCGCCGGCCACATCCCCGTGCAGCCGGTTCAGATCGGCCCGTTGCATTTTCCTAATCCGTTGGGCGTGGCCGCCGGCTTCGACAAGGACGCGCGGGTTGTGGCCGGGCTGGCGTTGTTGGGTTTCGGCCACGTTGAGATCGGCACGCTAACGCCGCGGCCGCAGGCGGGCAACCCCCGGCCGCGCATCTTCCGGCTGCCGGCCGATGGGGCGGTGATTAACCGCATGGGTTTTCCCAACGGCGGCGTGGCCGCGGCCGTACCCCGCCTGCGCGCCCTAAGCGAGCAGGCGCGCGGCTACGTGGTCGGCGTCAGTCTGGGCAAGCAGAAGGAGACCCCATTGGAGGAGGCTGCCGGCGATTACGCCGCTGTCATGCGCGCCGTCTACGTCTATGCCGACTATCTGGCCGTCAACGTCAGTTCGCCCAACACGCCCGGCCTGCGCGAACTACAGGGCGGGCGCTATCTGGAGCATCTGCTACGGGCGCTGGTCGATGAAAACCGGCAGTTGGCCGAGACGCATGGCCTGACGCCGCGGCCGCTGTGGGTCAAGATCGCTCCCGACGTGACCACGAGCGAACTTGACGACATGCTGGCCACGCTCACTCTGGTCGGCATCGACGGCCTCATCGTCGCCAACACGACGCTGGGGCGCGACGGGCTGACCGAGGCGGCGCAAACCGAGGCGGGCGGCCTCAGCGGGCAGCCGTTGCGCGCGCGAACGCCGGCCCTGGTCGGCCACGTGCGGCGGCAGGCGGGCGATGCTCTGCCCATAATCGGCGTGGGCGGCGTGGCCGATGCCGACGATGCCCGCCGCCTGCTGGATGCCGGGGCGTCGGTGGTGCAGCTCTACACGGCCATGATCTACGGCGGGCCGGGGCTGGCCGGGCGACTCCTGCGCCAATTGGCCGGCCCGGCGCAGGCGTAG